The following are encoded together in the Elusimicrobiota bacterium genome:
- a CDS encoding leucyl aminopeptidase, producing the protein MSLTIECLDRSRFKGEKDTLVLFTWEGEKFNSEGWLDSKKEKALDDVTKREQFKGKTAELLTYYPERDEPVTRLILAGLGKRKEAKLEALRDASAKAYKASSKQSDTLWIDLPRWPEKISLAALAQAVTQGALLGRYRYNKHKSDEESKKDGAVKRVVLVVERPDEAAAVKNGIEKGRVLAETVNFIRDLVNEPPSRKRPTEMARTARGLARGRLKVRVYGKNEIEKMGMGALLGVNAGSVNDPAFVHLVYRPKGTPKKKIGLVGKGITFDSGGLNIKTGNHMLTMKVDMAGAATVMAVLRACEALEVPHEVHGFTPFTENMPGENAYKPGDVVRALNGKTIEILNTDAEGRVVLADALSFASKQNLDAIIDIATLTGAVVVALGDHVTGLLANNEKLAQDLIAASKSAGEKVWQLPLVEEYKERIKGKVGDLANISTRGGTEPGTIIGGLFLQEFVDSKPWAHFDIAGTAWTDGETPTCPPGGTGAIARTLIEYLLGLN; encoded by the coding sequence ATGAGCCTGACCATCGAATGCTTAGACCGGTCCCGATTTAAAGGGGAAAAAGACACGCTGGTTCTTTTCACCTGGGAAGGGGAAAAATTCAATTCGGAAGGATGGCTTGATTCAAAAAAAGAAAAGGCCTTGGATGACGTCACCAAACGCGAACAATTCAAAGGCAAAACCGCGGAGCTTTTAACTTATTACCCGGAACGCGACGAGCCTGTCACGCGCCTGATCCTGGCGGGCTTGGGCAAAAGAAAAGAAGCCAAGCTCGAAGCATTGCGCGATGCCTCGGCCAAAGCCTACAAAGCATCCAGCAAACAATCGGACACGCTGTGGATCGATTTGCCCAGATGGCCGGAAAAAATATCCTTGGCCGCTTTGGCCCAGGCCGTAACCCAAGGCGCTCTCTTAGGCCGCTACCGCTACAATAAACATAAATCCGACGAGGAATCGAAAAAAGACGGGGCGGTCAAACGAGTGGTGCTGGTCGTTGAAAGGCCCGATGAAGCGGCGGCCGTTAAAAACGGCATTGAAAAAGGCCGCGTCCTTGCCGAAACCGTCAATTTTATCCGCGATCTGGTCAATGAGCCGCCAAGCAGGAAGCGCCCCACGGAAATGGCGCGCACCGCGCGCGGCTTAGCCCGCGGCCGCCTCAAAGTCCGCGTTTACGGCAAAAACGAAATCGAAAAAATGGGTATGGGCGCGTTGTTGGGCGTCAATGCGGGCTCCGTCAACGATCCCGCGTTTGTCCACCTTGTGTACCGGCCTAAAGGAACGCCCAAGAAAAAAATCGGTTTGGTGGGCAAAGGCATTACCTTCGATTCCGGCGGCTTGAACATCAAAACCGGCAATCACATGCTCACTATGAAAGTGGACATGGCCGGCGCCGCCACGGTCATGGCCGTGCTACGCGCCTGCGAGGCGCTCGAGGTGCCCCATGAAGTTCATGGATTTACCCCGTTTACGGAAAATATGCCCGGGGAGAATGCGTACAAGCCCGGCGACGTTGTCCGCGCCTTAAACGGCAAAACCATTGAAATTTTAAACACGGATGCCGAGGGCCGCGTTGTTTTGGCGGATGCCCTGTCCTTTGCGTCCAAACAGAACCTTGATGCGATTATCGACATCGCCACCTTAACCGGAGCCGTTGTCGTGGCGCTCGGCGATCATGTGACCGGGCTTCTGGCCAATAACGAAAAGCTGGCCCAGGATTTGATCGCCGCCTCCAAATCAGCCGGAGAAAAAGTTTGGCAGCTTCCCTTGGTCGAAGAATACAAAGAGCGCATCAAGGGCAAGGTCGGCGATTTGGCGAATATTTCCACGCGGGGCGGCACGGAGCCCGGAACCATTATCGGCGGCCTGTTCCTTCAGGAATTCGTGGACTCCAAGCCCTGGGCGCATTTTGACATTGCGGGAACGGCGTGGACCGACGGGGAGACCCCGACCTGCCCGCCCGGCGGCACCGGGGCCATTGCGCGCACGCTGATCGAATATCTGCTGGGCCTCAATTGA
- a CDS encoding Mrp/NBP35 family ATP-binding protein, with product MPVQSDIFEALSQVQDPDLHRDIVSLGMIQDLKVDGGSVSFDFVLTTPACPVRDQLQEQARQAVMGVKGVTDVAVNMKSNTYKDTRLEQAKLPDIKNIIAVGSGKGGVGKSTVAVNLAVTLTKLGAKVGLLDADFYGPNQPQMLGIDRAALIPDENNKIAPPENYGVKLMSIGFFLEGDNPVMWRGPMLHGALTQFLHDVRWGDIDYLIIDLPPGTGDVQITLVQNVPLTGAILVTTPQTVALSDVRKTIRMFEKAKTNVLGVIENMSGFICPHCEKLTKIFAEGGGQALNKDYGVELLGQIPLDAEICRLGETGKPIAASNPQHPISQIYRDIATRMAAKISTLDASAVVQIIQT from the coding sequence ATGCCCGTTCAATCCGACATTTTCGAAGCTTTAAGCCAAGTTCAAGACCCCGATCTGCACCGGGACATCGTCTCCTTGGGCATGATTCAGGACCTTAAAGTCGATGGCGGCAGCGTCAGTTTCGACTTTGTGCTCACCACGCCCGCCTGCCCGGTCCGCGACCAGCTTCAGGAACAAGCCCGGCAAGCGGTGATGGGCGTCAAAGGCGTGACGGACGTGGCCGTCAACATGAAATCCAATACCTATAAGGACACCCGCTTGGAGCAAGCCAAACTTCCGGATATCAAAAACATCATTGCCGTGGGCAGCGGCAAAGGCGGGGTCGGCAAATCCACGGTTGCCGTCAATTTGGCGGTCACCTTGACCAAATTAGGCGCCAAAGTCGGGCTCCTGGACGCTGATTTTTACGGCCCCAACCAGCCCCAAATGCTGGGTATCGACCGGGCCGCGCTGATCCCGGATGAAAACAATAAAATCGCCCCGCCGGAAAATTACGGGGTCAAACTCATGTCCATCGGATTTTTCCTCGAAGGGGACAACCCGGTCATGTGGCGCGGACCCATGCTCCACGGCGCGCTGACCCAATTCCTCCATGACGTCAGATGGGGGGACATCGATTACCTGATCATCGACCTGCCGCCGGGAACCGGGGACGTGCAGATCACGCTCGTTCAAAACGTGCCGTTAACCGGCGCCATTTTGGTGACCACGCCCCAAACCGTGGCTCTTTCCGACGTGCGCAAAACCATCCGCATGTTCGAAAAGGCCAAGACCAATGTGTTGGGCGTGATTGAAAACATGTCTGGATTCATTTGCCCCCATTGCGAAAAACTCACCAAAATTTTCGCGGAGGGCGGCGGCCAAGCCCTAAACAAAGACTACGGCGTCGAGCTTTTGGGCCAAATTCCTCTGGATGCGGAAATCTGCCGCTTGGGCGAAACCGGCAAGCCCATCGCCGCCTCAAACCCGCAACACCCGATTTCTCAAATTTATCGCGATATCGCGACGCGCATGGCCGCAAAAATCAGCACCCTGGACGCCTCGGCCGTCGTGCAAATCATCCAAACCTAA
- a CDS encoding LysE family transporter: protein MDAILISLKSNQFLLGGLIIGFVSAAPLGPIGVLCIRRALSEGGWAGFASGMGTAVADVLYSLIAIIGLTFVAGFLAAHQLFIWLISSSVICAMGIKTFFSKTHLQEDLNKGKNLIKMFVSTFLLTLANPTVILTFAALLAAVGATGAQAGREAQAWLIGGIIIGAVVWWGLLNGAILMLNIKLNERNLRLMNKTAGVLIVVLGLLTPFFR from the coding sequence ATGGACGCCATCCTCATTTCATTAAAAAGCAATCAATTTTTACTGGGCGGCTTGATTATCGGATTCGTCAGCGCCGCGCCCTTGGGGCCGATCGGCGTTCTCTGCATCCGGCGCGCCCTGTCCGAAGGCGGATGGGCGGGTTTTGCCTCGGGCATGGGAACCGCGGTCGCGGACGTGCTCTATAGCTTAATCGCCATCATCGGATTGACCTTCGTGGCCGGGTTCCTGGCCGCGCATCAATTGTTTATTTGGCTTATCAGCAGCTCGGTCATCTGCGCCATGGGCATTAAAACCTTTTTCAGCAAGACCCACCTTCAAGAGGATCTTAATAAGGGAAAAAATTTGATCAAAATGTTCGTTTCAACGTTCCTCTTGACGCTCGCCAACCCGACCGTCATCCTCACCTTCGCGGCTCTGCTCGCGGCTGTGGGCGCCACCGGCGCTCAGGCCGGTCGCGAGGCCCAAGCCTGGCTGATCGGCGGCATTATCATAGGCGCTGTTGTTTGGTGGGGCCTGTTAAACGGGGCGATCCTGATGCTCAACATCAAGCTCAATGAACGCAATTTGAGACTGATGAACAAAACAGCGGGCGTTTTAATCGTTGTTTTAGGCCTTTTAACGCCTTTTTTCAGATAG
- a CDS encoding cobalamin-binding protein, which produces MPDRVVSLLASATEILCSLGFEHVLVARSHECDYPETVKRLPAITHPKLKVNVGSAQIDREIKTLLEQGLSIYQVDARQLKELNPTLIITQTQCEVCAVSLKDVEQALCEWVRLKDGEPKIVSLCPNSLADVWADIARVAAALNASERSVVIISRLKARMKTIADQARSLGPKPRVASIEWIDPLMAGGNWMPELIEMAGGVNLFGEAGKHSPWMSWDELKTQDPDIIVIVPCGYDIAKTRQELPALTQKPDWPKLKAVKNNRVYLADGNQYFNRPGPRLAESLEILSEILHPGQFRFGHQNTGWRHL; this is translated from the coding sequence GTGCCGGATCGAGTCGTTTCTCTTTTAGCCAGCGCCACGGAAATCCTCTGCTCTCTGGGCTTCGAGCATGTTTTGGTGGCTCGCTCGCATGAATGCGATTACCCGGAAACCGTCAAACGCCTGCCGGCCATCACCCATCCCAAGCTCAAGGTCAACGTCGGCAGCGCCCAAATCGACCGGGAAATTAAAACGCTCCTGGAGCAGGGGCTCTCCATTTACCAGGTCGACGCGCGGCAATTAAAAGAGCTCAACCCCACGCTCATCATTACCCAAACTCAATGCGAGGTCTGCGCCGTCAGCCTAAAAGACGTGGAACAAGCGCTTTGCGAATGGGTCCGGCTTAAAGACGGCGAACCGAAAATCGTTTCTCTTTGTCCGAATTCTCTGGCTGATGTTTGGGCTGATATCGCCCGCGTGGCCGCCGCCTTAAATGCGTCGGAGCGCAGCGTGGTGATCATCAGCCGCTTGAAAGCCCGTATGAAAACCATTGCGGATCAAGCGCGCAGCCTCGGCCCCAAACCCAGGGTCGCTTCCATCGAATGGATCGACCCGCTCATGGCCGGAGGAAATTGGATGCCTGAATTAATCGAGATGGCCGGCGGCGTCAATCTCTTCGGCGAAGCGGGGAAACATTCCCCGTGGATGAGCTGGGACGAGCTCAAAACCCAGGACCCGGATATCATCGTCATCGTCCCCTGCGGATATGACATCGCCAAAACTCGCCAGGAATTGCCGGCGCTGACCCAAAAACCGGACTGGCCTAAACTTAAGGCCGTTAAGAACAATCGCGTCTACTTGGCGGACGGCAATCAATATTTCAACCGCCCCGGCCCGCGCCTGGCCGAGTCGTTGGAAATTTTGTCCGAAATTCTCCATCCCGGACAATTTCGCTTCGGTCATCAGAATACCGGTTGGCGACATTTATAG
- a CDS encoding class I SAM-dependent methyltransferase, with amino-acid sequence MSDLWKRHIRKITLVDRIREAIEVYRWAHLRYLEDKYLDDRKNYWETLHGYYHDLRAVGPSQQEEVNQKVYAQSRATISEFLDRNGFDLAGKKVLEIGIGAGFFTRLLAEKKPKILHGMDISQTAVQKVDNVLKQMNGINYKLWCADAVQGIPTQEKYDYIVMLDVTQHITNRSQLLSALKNIQNSLEPKGVYILTSYLTQPNGQTHEAFHVRYWPLNVYKEIFSDMGWRYTIYEKPFDMKELFAIAPKN; translated from the coding sequence ATGTCTGATTTGTGGAAACGCCATATCAGAAAAATAACCCTGGTCGACAGGATCAGAGAGGCCATCGAGGTTTACCGCTGGGCTCATTTGCGCTACCTCGAAGATAAATACTTGGACGATCGCAAAAACTACTGGGAAACCCTGCACGGCTATTACCACGACTTAAGAGCCGTGGGGCCGTCCCAACAGGAAGAGGTCAATCAAAAAGTTTACGCCCAATCCCGCGCCACGATCAGCGAATTTCTTGACCGCAACGGTTTCGATCTCGCCGGCAAAAAAGTTTTAGAAATCGGCATCGGCGCCGGATTCTTCACGCGCCTGTTGGCGGAGAAAAAACCCAAAATTCTCCATGGCATGGATATTTCCCAAACCGCCGTACAGAAAGTCGACAACGTCTTGAAGCAAATGAACGGGATCAACTACAAACTTTGGTGCGCGGACGCGGTTCAAGGCATACCGACCCAGGAAAAATACGATTACATCGTGATGCTCGACGTCACCCAACATATCACCAACCGCTCTCAGCTCTTAAGCGCGCTAAAAAATATCCAAAACAGCCTGGAGCCCAAGGGCGTTTATATTTTGACCTCTTACCTGACCCAACCCAACGGCCAAACCCACGAGGCTTTTCACGTCCGCTACTGGCCGCTGAACGTTTACAAAGAAATTTTTTCGGATATGGGATGGCGCTATACGATTTACGAAAAGCCCTTCGACATGAAAGAGCTTTTTGCCATCGCGCCGAAAAACTAA
- a CDS encoding 1-acyl-sn-glycerol-3-phosphate acyltransferase encodes MLYPKRRWYPHAPAFCRWFCWVGCRLIGRLFGLKSEGLEHLAKGPALIIAPHVNFLDPIFALATMPRPPRFIGDAFFTFSNPLLAWVMWLAGVVPVDRSRPDPYALRQYLRLMSHGELCVLFPEGARSLHGEVMPPMTQAVKLIAKLKIPVATVALEGAYDSWPRWDPQIRQPWGRVRVRFVEMLKTGESPRLNGKPQDVYDRRRGIDVESERREIRRSLDQAARGEPEATVLTRRGRPQAVPRLLCFCPECAQPSGLAWNHKTKLLTCSRCLLELRVLKHGLAARRATGDETPRSIAAWFHQMQNALRNKNSEDLTVASKVSARVRENTDESDAPFEPASVRIDQHGLAFRNSQLMLHVPLKFAAKGSTKGSDVLDIPYAGRQITLISDEGHAVTWLILIRRLAGWPDYFSEV; translated from the coding sequence GTGCTTTACCCGAAACGCCGCTGGTACCCGCATGCTCCGGCATTCTGCCGCTGGTTCTGCTGGGTTGGCTGCCGCTTGATCGGCCGGCTCTTCGGCCTCAAAAGCGAAGGGTTGGAACATTTAGCCAAAGGGCCCGCGCTGATCATCGCCCCGCATGTCAACTTCCTTGACCCCATCTTTGCTTTAGCCACCATGCCGCGTCCGCCCCGTTTCATCGGAGACGCGTTCTTCACATTTTCCAACCCGTTGCTGGCTTGGGTGATGTGGCTGGCCGGCGTGGTTCCGGTGGACCGGTCCCGGCCCGATCCCTACGCTTTGCGCCAATACCTACGGCTCATGTCCCACGGGGAGCTCTGCGTGCTGTTCCCCGAAGGCGCGCGCAGCCTCCATGGAGAAGTCATGCCGCCCATGACGCAAGCCGTCAAATTAATCGCCAAGCTTAAAATCCCCGTGGCTACCGTGGCTCTTGAGGGCGCTTATGATTCCTGGCCGCGCTGGGATCCCCAAATCAGACAACCCTGGGGCCGCGTGCGCGTGCGTTTCGTGGAAATGCTCAAAACCGGAGAATCCCCGCGATTAAACGGGAAACCCCAAGACGTTTACGACCGGCGCCGGGGCATCGATGTTGAATCCGAGCGCAGGGAAATCCGCCGTTCGCTGGATCAAGCCGCCCGGGGCGAACCCGAAGCCACGGTGCTGACGCGCCGGGGAAGGCCGCAAGCCGTCCCGCGCCTCCTGTGCTTTTGTCCGGAATGCGCCCAGCCCAGCGGCCTTGCCTGGAACCATAAAACCAAACTGCTGACCTGCAGCCGCTGCCTGCTTGAGCTACGCGTCTTAAAACATGGCTTGGCCGCCCGGCGCGCGACCGGCGATGAAACGCCCCGCTCCATTGCCGCGTGGTTTCATCAAATGCAAAACGCCTTGCGCAATAAAAATTCCGAAGACCTGACCGTGGCTTCGAAAGTCTCGGCACGCGTCCGTGAGAATACCGACGAAAGCGACGCCCCCTTTGAACCGGCATCGGTGCGGATCGACCAGCATGGGTTGGCTTTCCGCAATTCCCAACTCATGCTTCACGTGCCGCTTAAATTTGCGGCCAAAGGCAGCACCAAGGGCTCGGACGTGCTGGATATCCCTTACGCCGGCCGCCAGATTACGCTAATCAGCGATGAGGGCCATGCCGTTACCTGGCTGATTTTGATCCGGCGTCTAGCCGGCTGGCCGGATTACTTTTCCGAAGTCTAA
- a CDS encoding thioredoxin family protein yields MATAIGEKAPDFNLTGIDGGLWSLGSFKDKPILAVVFSCNHCPYVQAYESRMIDIQKKYGPLGFQMVAVNPNDDKNYPDDNFDHMVRRAKEQGFNFPYLKDETQDIAKAYGASRTPHVFLLDQDRRIRYAGAIDDNWENPAKAKKPYLAQAIEALLAGQKPQQTETFPVGCTIKWKNKK; encoded by the coding sequence ATGGCAACGGCAATCGGCGAAAAAGCTCCTGATTTCAATTTGACCGGCATTGACGGCGGCTTGTGGAGCCTCGGCTCCTTCAAGGACAAACCTATCCTGGCCGTCGTTTTCTCCTGCAATCATTGCCCTTATGTTCAGGCCTACGAAAGCCGCATGATCGACATCCAAAAAAAATACGGCCCCCTTGGTTTTCAAATGGTCGCCGTCAACCCCAACGACGATAAAAATTATCCGGACGACAACTTCGATCATATGGTGCGCCGGGCCAAGGAACAGGGATTTAACTTTCCGTACCTTAAAGACGAAACCCAGGACATCGCCAAGGCCTACGGCGCTTCGCGCACACCCCATGTGTTTTTGCTTGATCAGGATCGCCGCATTCGCTATGCGGGCGCCATCGATGACAATTGGGAAAATCCGGCGAAAGCGAAGAAGCCCTATTTGGCGCAGGCCATCGAAGCGTTATTGGCCGGGCAAAAGCCCCAACAAACCGAAACATTTCCGGTGGGCTGCACGATCAAATGGAAAAATAAAAAATAG
- a CDS encoding glycosyltransferase family 4 protein — MAGKIKVFYLITSSDFGGAETLFYQQALLLDPARFELLLCSVKPKGEMASALEKKGVRVESLNFDWRSEILRPWRLASSAFHLSRLIRSFQPQILHTSLFQANVLGVLAGWSSGVPARIATVHMVLKKKCFELVLERLLSFAVTKYVAISKNMRDICVRRFFWPPAKVAVLLNAVDPLEIEQRSRQKPATLASLNFSFPWVVMVGRLDAQKGLGYLLKALRLVWDRGHRLGLAFIGDGPQRRGLEAATRELGLSDAVRFMGFEANPMPYLAQSRALVLSSLEEGLPLVILEAMALEKPVVATSVGAVPEAVEHGRTGLLVPAKDAEALAEAMISLIQNQDRARVMGEEGRKLLEKVFSLEAARQRLEALYAETLSDAGLS, encoded by the coding sequence GTGGCCGGGAAAATAAAAGTCTTTTACCTGATCACGTCGAGCGATTTCGGCGGAGCGGAAACGCTTTTTTATCAGCAGGCTTTGCTGCTCGACCCCGCGCGTTTTGAGCTTTTGCTTTGTTCCGTCAAGCCAAAAGGCGAAATGGCGTCGGCCCTTGAGAAGAAGGGCGTGCGCGTGGAGTCTCTTAATTTTGATTGGCGCTCGGAAATTTTACGGCCCTGGCGCCTCGCCTCCTCGGCGTTTCATCTGTCGCGCCTGATTCGTTCGTTTCAGCCGCAAATCCTTCATACGTCTTTATTCCAGGCCAATGTCCTGGGGGTTTTGGCCGGGTGGAGTTCGGGGGTGCCCGCGCGCATCGCCACCGTGCATATGGTGCTTAAAAAGAAATGCTTCGAACTTGTGCTTGAGCGTCTGTTGTCTTTCGCCGTCACCAAATATGTGGCCATTTCTAAAAATATGCGCGATATCTGCGTGCGGCGTTTTTTTTGGCCGCCCGCTAAAGTCGCGGTTTTGCTCAATGCCGTTGATCCCCTGGAAATCGAGCAACGCAGCCGGCAGAAGCCGGCGACCCTTGCATCACTGAATTTTTCGTTTCCCTGGGTGGTCATGGTCGGCAGGCTTGACGCTCAAAAAGGCTTGGGGTATCTCTTGAAGGCTTTGCGTCTTGTTTGGGATCGCGGTCATCGTTTGGGGTTGGCGTTTATCGGCGACGGCCCGCAGCGACGCGGCCTTGAGGCCGCAACCCGCGAGTTAGGATTATCCGATGCGGTGCGTTTTATGGGTTTCGAGGCCAATCCCATGCCCTACCTTGCGCAAAGCCGGGCCTTGGTTCTTTCTTCGCTGGAAGAAGGCTTGCCCTTGGTGATTCTTGAGGCCATGGCCCTGGAAAAACCGGTGGTCGCCACTTCGGTCGGCGCCGTGCCGGAAGCCGTGGAGCACGGACGCACCGGATTGCTTGTGCCCGCGAAAGACGCGGAGGCCTTGGCAGAAGCCATGATCAGCCTAATTCAGAATCAGGACCGGGCGCGGGTCATGGGAGAGGAAGGAAGAAAATTATTGGAAAAGGTATTTTCCCTGGAGGCCGCCCGTCAAAGGCTGGAAGCTCTTTACGCTGAAACGCTTTCCGACGCCGGCCTCTCTTAA
- a CDS encoding glycosyltransferase family 2 protein has translation MHQGKKVSLILPAYNEEPHIRRAVEDFKNTRIFDEILVIDNNSKDRTAEFAKQAGATVIRETKQGLGNAVHRGLAEATGEIVVLAEPDGTFVANDIHKFLAYADDFDVVIGTRTAKELIWSGANMGFFLRWGNVAVAKMLEFLFSGSCLTDCGCTFRLIRRSALERIKPFFSVGASHCLPEITILAFLSGSRVIEIPINYKERVGVSKITGSWKGTFKTGMNMIGLILWYRLRTLFCGLDFKTGK, from the coding sequence ATGCATCAAGGCAAAAAAGTCAGCTTAATTCTTCCGGCCTATAACGAAGAGCCTCATATCCGCCGGGCGGTCGAAGATTTCAAGAACACCCGCATCTTCGATGAAATCTTGGTCATCGACAATAACAGCAAGGATCGCACCGCTGAATTCGCCAAACAGGCCGGAGCCACGGTCATCCGGGAAACGAAACAAGGCCTGGGCAATGCCGTGCACCGGGGATTAGCCGAGGCCACGGGAGAGATTGTGGTTCTGGCCGAGCCCGATGGGACTTTTGTGGCCAATGACATCCACAAATTTTTGGCTTATGCGGATGATTTTGACGTGGTTATCGGCACCCGGACGGCCAAAGAACTGATTTGGAGCGGTGCCAATATGGGATTTTTTCTGCGCTGGGGCAACGTGGCCGTGGCCAAAATGCTGGAGTTTCTTTTCAGCGGCTCCTGCCTGACGGATTGCGGCTGCACGTTCCGGCTGATCCGGCGAAGCGCGTTGGAACGCATCAAACCATTCTTCAGCGTGGGCGCCAGCCACTGCCTTCCGGAAATCACCATCCTGGCTTTTTTAAGCGGCTCCCGCGTCATCGAAATACCCATCAACTATAAAGAACGCGTCGGCGTTTCCAAGATCACGGGCTCTTGGAAAGGGACGTTTAAAACCGGCATGAATATGATCGGCCTGATCTTGTGGTACCGGCTCAGAACTCTTTTTTGCGGCCTCGATTTTAAAACCGGCAAATAA
- a CDS encoding glycosyltransferase family 39 protein, with the protein MKKFHERRILLAAFGAALILRGLILQNYRWEQHRPSEPFFFAEAAKNFLAGKGLSWNRHYREKVYALHERSHRFMELDEITPPDQEELEPWRGRAPGFALLTASVFWITGSIKFFYVRVLAVLLDSLAVLLMFGIGRRLFNERVGLVSAWAYALWVPNAIVAHLPNHDAVMSFFVLLALFLFLKALDTQRLSDYAAASVAVIAGMYIRQEPILFPFLWTAGLVLIKGAGRALRPGLLMIGLLFASMLPWMCRNYKMDHRWYFLMPEAWMTIYTGIWTFDDARRFNLDNPEDFLVANPHVTRRSPQSEALYRSKALPVILEEPLWFMKNVFIRQLLRNTIYSKTNWTFLAEEPWLVEYKAKGGTTLGYLKDHPAQFFCRFFGKGSESLFFILALGGIWLARRNWRKVYFLWSIPLCYIGAYSIMHGGPSYVLPGKAPLLILSSFCLVACWDRLMASPPGGAGRKAVRA; encoded by the coding sequence GTGAAGAAATTTCATGAACGCCGTATTTTATTGGCCGCGTTCGGCGCGGCCCTGATCCTTCGCGGCCTGATCCTTCAGAACTACCGGTGGGAGCAGCATCGTCCCAGCGAGCCTTTCTTTTTCGCCGAAGCCGCCAAGAATTTTTTAGCCGGCAAAGGGCTCAGTTGGAACCGCCACTACCGGGAGAAAGTCTACGCCCTTCATGAGCGATCGCATCGTTTTATGGAACTCGATGAAATCACTCCCCCGGATCAAGAGGAGTTAGAGCCCTGGCGGGGCCGAGCTCCAGGGTTCGCTTTGTTGACCGCCTCGGTATTTTGGATCACGGGGTCGATCAAATTTTTCTACGTGCGCGTTTTGGCCGTGCTCTTGGATAGTTTGGCCGTGCTGCTGATGTTCGGCATCGGGCGGCGTCTGTTCAACGAGCGGGTCGGCTTGGTGTCCGCTTGGGCGTACGCGCTTTGGGTGCCCAATGCGATCGTGGCTCATTTGCCGAATCATGACGCGGTCATGTCCTTTTTCGTTTTGCTGGCGTTGTTTTTATTTTTGAAGGCTCTGGACACGCAGCGTTTATCCGATTATGCGGCCGCTTCCGTTGCCGTGATCGCGGGCATGTACATACGTCAGGAGCCCATCCTATTCCCTTTCCTTTGGACGGCGGGGCTTGTCCTCATCAAGGGCGCCGGCCGCGCCTTGCGGCCGGGGCTGCTGATGATCGGGCTGCTGTTCGCCTCCATGCTGCCGTGGATGTGCCGAAACTACAAAATGGATCATCGCTGGTATTTTTTAATGCCCGAGGCTTGGATGACGATTTATACCGGAATTTGGACTTTTGATGACGCCCGGCGCTTCAATCTCGACAACCCCGAAGATTTTTTAGTCGCTAACCCGCATGTCACCAGGCGCAGCCCGCAAAGCGAAGCCCTGTACCGGAGCAAGGCCCTGCCCGTCATCTTGGAGGAGCCTCTGTGGTTCATGAAAAACGTTTTCATCCGGCAATTGCTGCGCAATACGATTTATTCCAAGACCAACTGGACGTTTTTGGCCGAAGAGCCTTGGCTTGTCGAATACAAGGCCAAGGGCGGAACCACGCTTGGTTACCTAAAAGACCATCCGGCTCAATTTTTTTGCCGGTTTTTCGGCAAAGGCAGCGAGAGTTTGTTTTTCATCTTGGCTTTGGGCGGCATTTGGCTTGCGCGCAGGAATTGGAGGAAGGTTTATTTTTTGTGGTCCATCCCGCTTTGTTATATCGGGGCCTATAGCATTATGCACGGCGGACCCTCTTATGTTTTGCCCGGTAAAGCGCCGCTTCTGATCCTGTCCTCTTTTTGCCTGGTCGCTTGTTGGGACCGGCTCATGGCGTCGCCCCCCGGCGGCGCCGGGCGCAAGGCGGTGCGGGCATGA